A region of Drosophila suzukii chromosome 2L, CBGP_Dsuzu_IsoJpt1.0, whole genome shotgun sequence DNA encodes the following proteins:
- the LOC108021614 gene encoding sodium- and chloride-dependent glycine transporter 1, with protein sequence MKGICGEQLNNCILLGDCENSEHGSGLPEDFTGEGAELESGGGMGGSLTYAARQIRMRQVHSMAVRSGSAYDTLERPYRHDKSRGRWAKSVDFYFASCTLAFSSLIFSELSTFGILHGGWLFFIIAYLMGMFFYSLPIFLIQAFLGQFSSSGSISAFRVAPIFKGIGYAILLLNLGTLTYYCIGAVVPLIYTVNSLHRVLPWMSCNNTWNTKECSLHDNYDENDYRVDPHSTVEFFRSTIASTQEGSNPMSISWSMLIGVLAIWLVVLALLYKPVAFIGKALRCFCILMFGFFVAVFLYVVIHEQVTFDTLQYYWLPQVDSLDSIIATVRTALLMAGVALGPGWGSIITLSSYNNFRSDAERLSFWVCLTHITIGLMGLLCCNVAHDHFEDHVGMMPLHVDEKHHMQFLYLCFSYLFGRFTTTPNLWSFLFFGMLFLSELCALIIQMMSVITALFDEFETLRSKRTIVISSLVFCLTASSVYFCTQLGFSQLTQLPNLAVFTHVFISGVLLLMTTWVYGRVRFQCDLQFMLGKTISSFKIFFIRFVTPIFLGLCLFQLTYLFSRDRIHDVLIYMSQGLIILTAISYMVYKVCRTNGGWRQRLQQCLAPHDWHPVDADNRRFYEEIMGISEMLVIDANANTT encoded by the exons ATGAAGGGCATCTGCGGTGAGCAGCTCAACAACTGCATTCTCCTGGGCGACTGTGAAAATAGCGAACATGGTTCCGGACTGCCCGAAGATTTCACGGGCGAGGGAGCGGAACTGGAGTCCGGAGGTGGAATGGGTGGCAGTTTGACCTACGCGGCCCGCCAAATCCGCATGAGACAGGTGCACAGCATGGCCGTGCGATCGGGAAGTGCCTACGATACCCTGGAGCGACCCTATCGCCATGATAAATCACGCGGTCGATGGGCCAAATCGGTGGACTTCTACTTCGCCAGCTGCACACTCGCCTTCAGCTCGCTGATTTTCTCCGAGCTCTCCACCTTTGGAATACTTCACGGCGGTTGGC TGTTTTTCATAATCGCCTACCTTATGGGAATGTTCTTCTACTCGCTGCCCATATTTTTGATCCAAGCATTTCTGGGACAATTCTCATCTTCTGGATCGATCTCTGCATTTCGTGTGGCGCCCATATTCAAAG GCATCGGCTACGCCATTCTGCTCCTCAATCTGGGCACTCTAACCTACTATTGTATTGGAGCTGTGGTGCCCCTTATCTACACCGTGAATTCCCTGCATAGGGTGTTACCCTGGATGAGTTGCAACAACACATGGAATACCAAGGAATGTTCCTTGCACGACAACTACGATGAAAAT GACTATAGAGTCGATCCCCATTCCACCGTGGAGTTCTTTAG ATCAACGATTGCCTCTACTCAAGAAGGTTCCAATCCAATGAGCATATCTTGGTCAATGCTCATTGGCGTTTTGGCCATTTGGCTGGTGGTTCTGGCCTTGCTTTATAAGCCTGTGGCTTTT ATTGGTAAAGCCCTGCGATGTTTCTGTATACTGATGTTCGGTTTTTTTGTGGCTGTATTTCTATACGTGGTTATTCACGAACAAGTCACGTTTGATACTCTGCAATATTACTGGTTGCCCCAGGTGGATAGCTTAGATAGCATTATTGCCACGGTCCGCACCGCCCTTCTGATGGCCGGAGTGGCCTTGGGTCCGGGATGGGGCAGTATTATAACCCTGTCGAGCTACAACAACTTCCGCAGCGATGCCGAAAGATTGAGCTTCTGGGTGTGCCTTACTCATATCACGATCGGCTTAATGGGACTTCTCTGCTGCAATGTGGCCCACGATCACTTTGAAG ACCATGTGGGCATGATGCCTTTGCATGTGGATGAGAAGCATCATATGCAGTTCCTGTACCTCTGTTTCTCCTACTTGTTTGGGAGGTTTACGACGACACCAAATCTCTGGTCCTTTCTCTTCTTTGGCATGCTATTCTTGTCGGAACTATGTGCCTTG aTAATCCAAATGATGTCTGTCATAACTGCCTTGTTTGATGAGTTCGAGACGTTGCGATCGAAAAGAACGATAGTAATATCTTCATTGGTCTTCTGCCTCACGGCCTCCTCAGTTTATTTTTGTACTCAG TTGGGCTTCAGTCAGCTGACTCAGCTGCCCAATTTGGCGGTGTTTACCCATGTGTTTATCTCGGGAGTGCTTCTGCTGATGACCACTTGGGTTTATGGTCGCGTCCGATTCCAGTGCGATTTGCAGTTTATGCTGGGCAAAACGATCTCAAGTTTCAAAATATTCTTCATACGCTTTGTCACACCCATTTTTCTGGGACTGTGTTTG TTCCAGCtcacttatttattttcgcGTGATCGCATCCACGACGTCCTAATTTACATGAGTCAGGGATTGATCATCTTAACGGCCATATCGTATATGGTTTATAAGGTGTGTCGTACGAATGGCGGCTGGCGCCAGCGATTGCAACAGTGCCTCGCACCACATGACTGGCATCCGGTGGATGCGGACAACCGTCGATTTTACGAGGAAATCATGGGCATCTCCGAGATGCTGGTGATCGATGCCAATGCCAATACCACATAG
- the LOC118879783 gene encoding adult cuticle protein 1 yields MKFAVAVVFTLALAMGVQSSVIPLLSQVAGHGLSYTAVSGPAVVASPWAVPAAHWPAAVNVASWPPAAIHAPAAVAVHAAAPAVVAAHGPAVVVGPVAHEGVYTAQTRGAIHTAPLSGHIQSVASINAAPAPGTL; encoded by the exons ATGAAA TTCGCCGTCGCCGTTGTCTTCACCTTGGCCCTCGCCATGGGCGTGCAGTCGTCCGTGATCCCCCTGCTCTCCCAGGTGGCCGGCCATGGACTCTCCTACACCGCCGTTTCTGGACCCGCTGTGGTGGCCTCTCCCTGGGCCGTTCCCGCCGCCCACTGGCCCGCCGCCGTGAACGTGGCCTCCTGGCCCCCGGCAGCCATCCATGCCCCTGCCGCCGTGGCCGTCCATGCCGCCGCTCCCGCCGTGGTGGCTGCCCATGGTCCCGCCGTCGTCGTCGGCCCGGTGGCCCATGAGGGCGTCTACACTGCCCAGACCCGCGGAGCCATCCACACCGCTCCTCTGTCCGGACACATCCAGTCGGTGGCCTCCATCAACGCCGCCCCTGCTCCCGGAACTCTGTAA